Genomic window (Thomasclavelia spiroformis DSM 1552):
AAATGACCAAAAACACGAACTTGAAGTTGACGCATCATCAGGTAAAATTACTAAAAATGAAATAGATGAAGATTATGTTCCATCTACAACTGATACAAATAACCAAACAACAAATAACCAAACAACAAATAACCAAACAACAAATAATCAAACTACAATTATCAGCAATGAAGAAGCTCAAAAAATTGCTATGGATCGTGTTGGAAATAATGGTTATTTAGTAAAATGTGAATTAGACAATGATGATGGTAGACAAGTATATGAAATAGAAATTAAAAATGGTAGAATTGAATACAATATTGATATTGATGCTGTTTCTGGTGAGATTATTAAATATGAAGAAGATCATGATTAGAGTTATAACAAAAAATAGTTCTTATACTATTTAGAGCGTTATAGCTCTTTTTACATAAATTAAAAATGTCTTAAAGAATAGCTATTTTTCTTTAAGATTTTTTAAACATATCTAATTATTTTTATACTGATATTTAGATTATAAAGTAGATAAAATATTATTATATCGAAAAAGCACTCAAACGAGTGCCTATTTTTTACTATAATTATTTAGTAGAAAGATATTCATCCATTGCTTTAGCTGCTGATTTACCAGCTCCCATTGCAAGAATTACTGTTGCTGCTCCAGTAACAACGTCACCACCAGCATATACTCCTTCTTTACTTGTTTTCATTGTTTCTTCATCTACAATAATTCCACCCCATTTTTGAGTATCTAAACCAGGAGTAGTTTGTCTAATTAATGGGTTTGGACTTTGTCCAATTGAAACAATTACTGTACCTGTTTCAATAATAAAGTTTGAACCTTCTTTTGCGATTGGCCTTCTTCTACCACTTTCATCGGGTTCACAAAGTTCCATTTCAACACATTCCATAGATTTAACCCATCCATCTTCACCATTGATTTTTACAGGGTTAGTTAATAATTTAAAAATAATTCCTTCTTCTTTAGCGTGATGTACTTCCTCAGCTCTAGCTGGTACCTCTTCTTCACCACGGCGATATACGATATAAACATTTTTCGC
Coding sequences:
- a CDS encoding PepSY domain-containing protein, with product MKKLITLLFVTFILVGCSNASTKTITLDEAQEIALAEVDGKVTRAVEETDDGRSYYEFDIITNDQKHELEVDASSGKITKNEIDEDYVPSTTDTNNQTTNNQTTNNQTTNNQTTIISNEEAQKIAMDRVGNNGYLVKCELDNDDGRQVYEIEIKNGRIEYNIDIDAVSGEIIKYEEDHD